One segment of Rhodopirellula baltica SH 1 DNA contains the following:
- the prfA gene encoding peptide chain release factor 1 — protein MSGSIRDILEEKLARFEKLENDMSDPEVLSDGARMSATAREHGGLNRLANQYRTFKRLTDEIHQCVAMVADAEDVDEREMAESEMESLRKERETVWEDLLSLTVGGEDSHRTRCVMEIRAGTGGDEAALFARDLFEMYTRYAEKVGWKTELMDASPTEMGGFKDVTLTLEGDNVFRDLQYESGGHRVQRVPETETQGRVHTSAATVAVMPEPEDVEIDLKPDDYRKDFFGASGPGGQHVNKTDSAVRLTHHETGIVVQCQDEKSQHKNLAKALRVLKARIYEKKREEEAAKQAEARKGLIGSGDRSQRIRTYNFPQNRLTDHRINLTIYKLDQIIAGDLNPVTEALIEYDRDQLRGDMID, from the coding sequence ATGAGCGGATCTATCCGCGACATCCTCGAGGAAAAACTGGCGCGTTTCGAGAAACTCGAAAACGACATGTCCGACCCGGAAGTTCTCTCCGACGGTGCTCGCATGAGCGCGACGGCCCGAGAACACGGTGGACTGAACCGCTTGGCCAACCAATACCGGACCTTCAAACGCCTGACGGACGAAATCCATCAGTGCGTGGCGATGGTCGCGGACGCTGAGGATGTCGATGAACGAGAAATGGCGGAATCCGAGATGGAATCGCTCCGGAAGGAACGCGAAACCGTTTGGGAAGATCTGCTTTCACTGACCGTTGGCGGCGAAGACTCTCACCGCACGCGGTGCGTGATGGAAATCCGCGCCGGCACGGGCGGCGATGAAGCAGCCCTGTTCGCACGTGACTTGTTCGAAATGTACACCCGCTACGCCGAAAAAGTGGGTTGGAAGACCGAACTGATGGACGCCAGCCCCACCGAAATGGGCGGCTTCAAAGATGTCACGTTGACCCTCGAAGGCGACAATGTCTTTCGTGACCTGCAGTACGAATCCGGTGGTCACCGTGTCCAACGCGTTCCTGAAACGGAAACACAAGGTCGCGTGCACACCTCCGCCGCAACTGTCGCGGTGATGCCCGAACCGGAAGATGTCGAAATCGATCTGAAACCAGACGATTACCGCAAAGACTTCTTCGGTGCTTCCGGCCCCGGCGGCCAGCACGTCAACAAAACCGACTCGGCCGTGCGACTGACTCACCATGAAACAGGCATCGTCGTGCAATGCCAGGACGAGAAAAGCCAGCACAAAAACCTGGCGAAAGCCCTCCGCGTTTTGAAGGCTCGGATCTACGAGAAAAAGCGTGAAGAAGAAGCTGCCAAGCAAGCTGAGGCACGCAAAGGATTGATCGGTTCCGGCGACCGAAGCCAACGCATCCGAACGTACAACTTCCCGCAAAATCGGTTGACCGATCACCGCATCAACCTAACGATTTACAAACTCGATCAAATCATCGCGGGCGATCTCAATCCTGTTACCGAAGCGTTGATCGAATATGATCGCGATCAACTCCGCGGCGACATGATTGACTAA
- a CDS encoding HlyD family efflux transporter periplasmic adaptor subunit yields MNSVAIQPRLRPDLICRIIRVGKTFQWVIRDPVVSTRGSHDRSSAQWMVNEQEFAVLQSLDGRRTFEQAHLHCQRLLAPIKLSREDFAAFINQANQNTWLTTASAVATQAISQSEARTQQCELKKSFWQRAIKNPLAIRIPLVDPDRWLDRPVQFVRNFVARNRPACVIFGSAWTVFAGAILLKHWEQLIPAIGQSTEALQSPSTWIVLAIVISGVKLIHELAHAIACKWFGGSCHEMGVMLLFGIPCLYCDVSDSWLMQQPWKRMFVSAAGILAECVIGSLALVAWTHSMPGLPQNILLFVLMVTSVNTLILNGNPLMRYDGYYLLSDAASVPNLATRSRSVLQMRLRSWFWGLSSVQTELQSQPTTVQDDRDSIGLLAYALASTAYRLVVFGAIGWLLLNHLASIGATAIGIVAIVILLYRVMRAWTAPIVRTPSDLAPGKARRRSRLMIGMVAVLLLAILFTPIPHRVKATAKVQPIQQSKIFALTTGRLESIASTGQLVRVNEPLVRLSDWKTTLQIERLEGEIAELEARLKGTRMSRIQSDAGTTTLANIPTNEFALQAKREELLTIQKESEHLEIRSPHAGQIVAVSANPITPWQRSRSQIGWSGQPTEAINRGAWISSGTPICNVVSNDQHKVSVSVDASQIGWIREGQSAVTSFPSGTTWTGNVTEVGTRPSENDGTYKVTVALDSDKRPFNFAPPSNWTTSVSVHVEPSSLWKRTKHWLATHFRADS; encoded by the coding sequence ATGAATTCCGTGGCCATCCAACCTCGATTGCGTCCGGATTTGATCTGCCGGATCATCCGCGTTGGGAAAACCTTTCAGTGGGTCATCCGAGATCCCGTGGTATCCACGCGAGGCTCCCACGATCGCTCCTCAGCGCAGTGGATGGTCAATGAGCAAGAATTTGCGGTTCTGCAAAGCCTGGATGGACGAAGAACGTTCGAGCAAGCTCACCTTCATTGCCAACGTCTGCTCGCACCAATCAAACTTTCGCGAGAAGACTTTGCGGCATTCATCAACCAAGCCAATCAAAACACTTGGCTCACCACCGCGTCAGCTGTCGCCACTCAAGCCATCTCGCAAAGTGAAGCGAGAACCCAGCAATGCGAATTGAAAAAGTCTTTTTGGCAACGTGCGATTAAGAATCCTTTGGCAATTCGAATCCCGTTGGTGGATCCCGATCGATGGCTTGATCGACCGGTTCAATTCGTTCGAAACTTTGTTGCAAGGAATCGACCTGCCTGCGTGATCTTTGGCTCAGCGTGGACCGTGTTCGCAGGAGCCATTCTTCTCAAGCACTGGGAGCAATTGATTCCGGCGATCGGTCAGAGCACCGAGGCGTTGCAATCCCCATCCACTTGGATCGTTTTGGCGATTGTGATTTCGGGAGTCAAGCTGATCCATGAACTCGCCCACGCGATCGCCTGCAAATGGTTCGGAGGAAGCTGTCACGAAATGGGCGTCATGCTGTTATTCGGCATACCTTGTTTGTATTGCGATGTCAGTGACTCTTGGTTGATGCAGCAACCTTGGAAACGAATGTTCGTCTCCGCCGCAGGAATCCTGGCTGAATGCGTGATTGGATCACTCGCACTGGTCGCCTGGACTCATTCGATGCCAGGACTGCCGCAAAACATATTGCTGTTTGTATTGATGGTCACATCGGTCAACACGTTGATCCTCAACGGCAATCCATTGATGCGTTATGACGGCTACTACCTGTTGTCCGACGCGGCTTCCGTTCCCAATCTAGCAACACGTTCGCGCAGCGTTTTACAAATGCGATTGCGGTCATGGTTTTGGGGTCTATCTTCGGTTCAAACGGAATTACAGTCCCAACCAACCACGGTGCAAGACGATCGCGACTCTATCGGATTGCTCGCCTACGCACTTGCAAGCACTGCTTATCGCTTGGTGGTCTTCGGAGCCATCGGTTGGCTTCTACTCAACCATCTCGCGTCGATCGGTGCGACCGCCATTGGCATTGTCGCAATCGTGATTCTCCTTTATCGCGTGATGCGAGCTTGGACCGCTCCCATCGTGCGAACTCCATCCGATCTCGCTCCTGGGAAAGCTCGTCGCCGTTCTCGGTTGATGATTGGCATGGTTGCCGTCTTGTTGCTGGCGATTCTCTTCACACCGATTCCTCACCGCGTGAAGGCAACGGCGAAGGTTCAACCGATCCAGCAATCAAAGATCTTTGCATTGACCACGGGTCGCCTGGAATCAATTGCCTCAACGGGACAGTTGGTGCGAGTCAACGAACCACTCGTCAGGCTGTCAGACTGGAAAACCACCCTCCAAATCGAACGCCTCGAGGGCGAGATTGCTGAGTTGGAAGCTCGCCTGAAGGGCACTCGCATGAGCCGCATCCAATCGGACGCCGGAACTACCACTTTGGCCAATATCCCGACCAATGAATTCGCTTTGCAAGCCAAACGCGAAGAACTGCTGACGATCCAAAAGGAATCGGAGCACCTTGAGATTCGTTCACCTCACGCGGGTCAGATCGTTGCGGTTTCGGCCAATCCCATCACACCCTGGCAGCGATCAAGATCCCAAATCGGATGGAGTGGCCAGCCAACTGAAGCGATCAACCGAGGAGCTTGGATCAGCAGCGGAACTCCCATTTGCAACGTCGTATCAAACGATCAACACAAGGTTTCTGTGTCCGTTGACGCATCGCAGATCGGATGGATACGAGAGGGCCAATCAGCCGTCACGTCGTTCCCTTCAGGCACCACATGGACGGGAAATGTCACAGAAGTGGGCACGCGTCCGTCCGAGAATGATGGGACTTACAAAGTCACTGTTGCACTGGATTCAGACAAGCGACCGTTTAATTTTGCTCCACCATCCAATTGGACAACCAGCGTGAGCGTGCACGTTGAGCC
- a CDS encoding DUF1559 domain-containing protein — protein MRSLAPSKLITAPSTNQSPATMRPGFTLVELLVVIAIIGVLVGLLLPAVQAAREAARRMSCGNNLKQVSLAIHNYESAYKKLPPAWTNPGQGSGWSMQARILPFLEEAALSEGVDFSRDYGESYLTIDGVQVPTSSFRVAAYQCPSDPRDNPRFGSSGPQYYKLNYATNEGVWFVLDEATNQVGDGMFVPGRYLGFRDCLDGTSNTMALAEVKGWTPYARDAKHSGTMTMPINTDEICALGGDFKTETGHTEWIDGRVHQAGVTTVFSPNKKVLCEISGVEYDIDFTNMREGKSPPAGVRTYAAVTSRSYHQGGVHVSLLDGSVRFITDSVELELWQSMSTRAGHEVIQIP, from the coding sequence ATGCGCTCGCTCGCACCATCGAAACTCATCACCGCCCCTTCGACGAATCAATCCCCCGCGACGATGCGGCCTGGGTTCACTTTGGTGGAACTGTTGGTTGTGATCGCCATCATTGGCGTTCTGGTCGGATTGTTGCTGCCCGCCGTTCAAGCCGCCCGCGAGGCCGCCCGGCGGATGAGCTGTGGCAACAATCTCAAACAAGTCTCTCTCGCAATCCACAACTACGAGTCGGCCTACAAAAAGCTGCCGCCGGCTTGGACGAACCCGGGGCAGGGATCGGGGTGGTCAATGCAGGCTCGCATTCTTCCGTTTCTCGAGGAAGCCGCTTTGTCCGAAGGGGTCGACTTCAGCCGTGATTACGGAGAGTCCTATTTGACGATTGACGGCGTTCAAGTTCCCACATCGTCGTTTCGGGTCGCTGCATATCAGTGCCCCAGCGATCCGCGGGATAACCCTCGCTTTGGATCGTCCGGCCCACAGTATTACAAACTGAATTACGCCACCAACGAGGGTGTTTGGTTTGTGCTGGATGAAGCCACGAATCAGGTGGGCGATGGGATGTTCGTTCCCGGTCGCTACCTTGGATTTCGCGATTGTTTGGACGGGACCAGCAACACAATGGCTCTGGCGGAAGTCAAGGGTTGGACACCGTATGCTCGTGACGCGAAGCACAGCGGAACGATGACGATGCCGATCAACACGGACGAGATTTGTGCTCTGGGTGGTGATTTCAAAACTGAGACGGGACACACCGAATGGATTGATGGCCGTGTGCACCAGGCCGGTGTGACGACAGTCTTTTCACCGAACAAAAAAGTTCTGTGCGAGATCTCTGGCGTGGAATACGACATTGACTTCACCAACATGCGGGAAGGCAAGTCGCCTCCGGCAGGTGTTCGCACCTACGCAGCGGTCACTTCTCGAAGTTATCACCAGGGTGGTGTTCACGTGTCGTTGCTGGATGGTTCGGTTCGCTTCATCACGGATTCTGTTGAACTTGAGCTTTGGCAGTCCATGTCGACACGAGCA
- a CDS encoding TolC family protein, with protein sequence MVRWALGHRARRILCAGGMVLTMAPAISSLGCRASRALPETIGNRTAHVDQIMSRVDAGAPPETLTTPVIAPLTLRDPEALAKADYRDLTLQQALNQAMSNSEVLRDLNATVLRAPETVTTDESPGLVQTDPQLGMEAALSAFDAQLTAVGTWQNNDRRFNNRFFGGGANAFKQDVHDYVLQLSKRTATGAEISLRSITDYDANNATGNLTPSAWQTQLHAELRQPLLQGGGLAFNRIAGPAALPGVYNGVLIAKTNSDISNAQFREDARNYLSNVINAYWDLYFAYRDVDAKQEAVARSLETWRSYDAQKSSNRRGGSAEALAREQYYRFVSELQDAIAGKLIQRTQTNNSTSGGTFAGVTGVQAAERRLRLLIGLPIADGQLLRPVDEPLSAPLIFDSQSLAVDALRMRSELQQQRLLVKRRELEVIAAKNFQLPTLDLVTTYRLRGLGKDLAGSDSAFNELGTGDYQEYEAGVEFRMPVGFRQAHAAVQHAKIQVARERAVLREQERQITHDLLAVVAETDRAYAQMETNLNRYLASKDALDALEANRKAGLPISLEQLLDAQRRLNESQSRYHLAMTEYMIAAKNVYFESGTLLENCHVGIIGDTVKAVPVASE encoded by the coding sequence ATGGTTCGATGGGCATTGGGTCATCGAGCTCGGCGGATTTTGTGCGCCGGCGGAATGGTTCTGACGATGGCACCGGCCATCAGTTCGTTGGGTTGCCGTGCGTCAAGGGCATTGCCTGAAACGATTGGCAATCGCACGGCTCATGTCGATCAGATCATGTCTCGCGTTGACGCCGGGGCACCGCCGGAAACGCTCACGACACCGGTGATTGCACCGCTGACATTACGAGATCCCGAGGCATTGGCCAAAGCGGATTACCGAGACCTGACGCTGCAGCAAGCTCTCAATCAAGCGATGAGCAACAGTGAGGTCTTGCGGGATCTCAATGCAACCGTGCTGCGGGCACCTGAGACGGTGACGACCGATGAGAGCCCCGGATTGGTCCAAACGGATCCACAACTTGGAATGGAAGCCGCACTCTCGGCGTTTGATGCGCAGCTCACTGCGGTCGGCACTTGGCAAAACAACGACCGTCGGTTCAACAACCGATTCTTTGGCGGTGGTGCTAACGCGTTCAAGCAAGATGTGCATGACTACGTATTGCAGTTGTCCAAGCGAACGGCAACGGGTGCGGAGATCAGTCTGCGAAGCATCACGGATTACGACGCGAACAATGCGACGGGCAACCTGACGCCTAGTGCCTGGCAAACGCAATTGCACGCTGAATTGCGACAACCATTGCTGCAGGGCGGCGGGTTGGCATTCAACCGGATCGCCGGGCCAGCGGCTTTGCCGGGTGTGTACAACGGTGTCTTGATTGCGAAGACGAATAGCGACATCTCCAACGCTCAGTTTCGCGAAGACGCCCGCAACTATCTCAGCAACGTGATCAATGCGTACTGGGATTTGTACTTTGCTTATCGCGATGTCGACGCCAAGCAAGAAGCAGTCGCTCGCAGCTTAGAAACATGGCGAAGCTATGACGCACAGAAGTCGTCCAACCGACGCGGCGGATCGGCGGAAGCTTTGGCAAGAGAGCAGTACTACCGATTTGTGTCAGAGCTGCAAGACGCGATCGCGGGCAAACTGATTCAGCGAACCCAAACCAACAACTCCACCTCTGGCGGCACCTTCGCGGGCGTCACGGGAGTTCAAGCGGCGGAGCGTCGTTTGCGTTTGTTGATTGGTTTGCCGATCGCCGATGGGCAACTGCTGCGTCCTGTCGACGAACCCTTGTCGGCTCCGTTGATCTTTGACTCTCAATCGTTGGCGGTTGACGCGTTGCGAATGCGGAGCGAATTGCAGCAACAGCGGTTGCTGGTCAAACGTCGCGAGTTAGAAGTCATCGCGGCGAAGAACTTTCAACTGCCAACTTTGGACCTTGTCACCACGTATCGACTGCGCGGTCTCGGCAAGGATTTGGCGGGCAGCGATTCCGCGTTCAACGAACTTGGGACCGGCGACTACCAAGAGTATGAAGCCGGAGTTGAATTCCGTATGCCGGTTGGTTTTCGCCAAGCACACGCGGCGGTGCAGCATGCCAAGATTCAGGTGGCGCGTGAACGGGCGGTGTTGCGAGAGCAAGAGCGGCAGATCACCCATGACTTGCTAGCGGTGGTCGCGGAGACGGATCGAGCATACGCCCAGATGGAAACCAACTTGAATCGCTACCTGGCCTCGAAGGATGCACTGGATGCTCTCGAGGCCAACCGCAAGGCGGGGTTGCCGATCAGTTTGGAGCAATTGCTTGACGCCCAGCGACGGCTCAACGAGTCACAGTCTCGCTATCACTTGGCGATGACCGAGTACATGATCGCGGCCAAAAACGTGTACTTCGAATCCGGGACCTTGCTCGAAAACTGCCACGTCGGAATCATCGGCGACACGGTCAAAGCAGTGCCGGTTGCTTCTGAGTAG
- the rpmE gene encoding 50S ribosomal protein L31, with protein sequence MQDGIHPNYQETSVTCGCGNTFTTRSTRPELKIDICSECHPFYTGKLKYVDTAGRIDKFQKKFAAGTYGSLQKKKAKKATK encoded by the coding sequence ATGCAAGACGGCATTCACCCCAACTACCAAGAAACGTCCGTCACCTGCGGTTGCGGCAACACTTTCACCACCCGCAGCACGCGTCCCGAGCTGAAAATCGACATTTGCAGCGAGTGCCATCCGTTCTACACCGGCAAACTGAAATACGTTGACACCGCCGGTCGTATCGACAAGTTCCAGAAGAAATTTGCTGCTGGTACCTACGGATCGTTGCAAAAGAAGAAGGCTAAGAAAGCCACCAAATGA
- a CDS encoding biotin/lipoyl-binding protein: MTATIPSQSAAPTDELTPYQLCHDIVARTRADRALWFARRENQWVPMGSSVQSETAVDSPVARDWSSILSHIQESTEPRTDTFFQNQLDRYRENSGAQTILILPLRAKEATEATSFLILETFDSSAQQVDSADLRADWESISSTLAPALQRAVDQFQTSPPRPKRRFSRAIWATVLAAVTLVLAFVQVPLRLPVAGSLEPIHQQRLFAPTAARVVTVHVEDGQQVEPGTLLLELRSDELDLQTQMVAGNLATAKAELAGRRTIRSGRSNQSSSSDTSTESSGLQSSTNELVLRERIRSYEKQLELLQAVQESMSIRSTVRGQIRRWDEKETLVGRDVFQGQWLFDVVDSSAGMIADLELAEQHIGHVLQAQSESQPLICRLRLRAQPDVSWTGEVQDIASAVHPNAEQQPVIRLGATVPSTLKGVTDQSMGSTVVGDVAAGRRSLAFVLFRPFFDSLREIW; this comes from the coding sequence ATGACAGCCACCATTCCATCTCAATCCGCCGCGCCGACCGATGAACTGACACCGTATCAACTGTGTCACGACATCGTCGCTCGCACTCGCGCTGACCGAGCGTTGTGGTTCGCGCGGCGAGAGAACCAATGGGTTCCGATGGGTTCCTCCGTGCAATCCGAGACCGCGGTGGATTCGCCCGTCGCTCGCGATTGGTCCTCGATCCTTTCGCATATTCAGGAATCGACCGAGCCCCGAACTGACACGTTCTTTCAAAACCAGCTGGATCGTTATCGCGAGAACTCCGGTGCGCAAACGATATTGATTCTGCCGCTTCGTGCGAAAGAGGCAACCGAAGCGACGTCGTTCTTAATTCTTGAAACGTTCGACTCGTCAGCACAACAAGTCGACTCGGCAGATCTAAGAGCGGACTGGGAATCGATCAGCAGCACACTTGCCCCCGCGCTCCAGCGTGCAGTCGACCAATTTCAAACATCGCCGCCACGCCCCAAACGTCGATTCTCGAGAGCAATTTGGGCGACCGTCCTCGCCGCCGTCACGTTGGTCCTGGCTTTTGTCCAGGTTCCCTTGCGACTCCCCGTGGCAGGCAGCCTGGAACCGATCCACCAACAACGTCTCTTTGCACCGACTGCGGCCCGAGTGGTCACGGTACACGTCGAAGATGGACAACAAGTCGAACCGGGCACACTCCTTCTCGAACTGCGAAGCGACGAACTCGACCTGCAAACCCAAATGGTCGCGGGAAACTTGGCGACAGCGAAAGCAGAACTGGCCGGGCGTCGCACGATTCGATCCGGCCGATCGAACCAATCGAGTTCGTCCGACACATCAACCGAGTCGAGCGGGCTGCAATCTTCGACGAACGAATTGGTTCTTCGAGAACGTATTCGATCGTATGAGAAACAACTTGAGCTACTGCAGGCCGTGCAAGAATCGATGTCGATTCGCTCGACAGTCCGAGGCCAAATCCGACGCTGGGATGAAAAAGAAACCTTGGTGGGACGTGACGTCTTCCAAGGTCAATGGCTTTTTGACGTGGTGGATTCATCCGCCGGAATGATCGCCGACCTGGAACTGGCCGAGCAACACATTGGACATGTCCTGCAGGCCCAATCAGAAAGCCAGCCTTTGATCTGCCGCTTGCGTCTGCGGGCTCAGCCTGATGTCAGCTGGACCGGTGAAGTTCAAGATATCGCATCTGCGGTGCATCCCAATGCCGAACAACAACCTGTCATCCGACTCGGCGCCACCGTACCGTCGACTCTAAAAGGTGTCACCGACCAGTCGATGGGCTCGACGGTCGTTGGCGATGTAGCAGCAGGACGACGCAGTCTCGCATTCGTCCTCTTTCGTCCCTTCTTCGATTCCCTTCGGGAGATTTGGTAA
- a CDS encoding efflux RND transporter periplasmic adaptor subunit encodes MHRAMIAAGLSLVVAFPVFAQDSQRTVSNDSQQTTWIGDLIVTAAQSGSAVAVHPGRLVKIHVTEGDAVDLGELLASLDDVVASLQHQSAEQDLAIIQFQSDQTLDLDAALAFLEEQKSAAREHDAGAAIQKRLAENDIRVQAAQKAEAVAKSEWTRAVNAKKDFDDAVSQSEIDQFRLAYEQRSLETQQAIFEQENARLEQSVDQATAASLQTKIRSADVAVRQAKAAANVVQLKKKLKEQQLELARVNVEQHSLKSPIDGIVVEVSHRVGDWVQPGESIARVVRLDRLRVEGYLPAKWIHWLRDESEPKLIVELATGETTERTGEAKFISPEVDPLTRETRFWIEVDNADGKLLPGSPARLLLPNIDHGTTR; translated from the coding sequence ATGCACCGAGCAATGATCGCAGCGGGACTTTCACTTGTCGTCGCCTTCCCCGTATTCGCCCAAGACTCGCAACGGACAGTTTCGAACGACTCGCAACAAACAACTTGGATCGGCGATCTGATTGTCACGGCTGCGCAGTCAGGATCGGCCGTCGCCGTGCATCCCGGACGGTTGGTCAAAATTCATGTGACCGAAGGTGACGCTGTTGATCTCGGTGAATTGCTGGCCAGCCTCGATGATGTGGTAGCCAGCCTACAACATCAGTCCGCTGAACAAGATCTCGCGATCATCCAATTTCAAAGTGACCAAACCTTGGATCTCGACGCCGCTCTCGCATTCCTTGAAGAACAGAAGAGTGCGGCAAGGGAACACGACGCCGGCGCAGCGATTCAAAAACGTCTCGCCGAAAACGACATCCGTGTGCAGGCTGCCCAAAAAGCCGAAGCGGTTGCCAAGAGCGAATGGACGCGTGCGGTCAACGCGAAGAAAGATTTCGACGACGCGGTTTCGCAATCCGAGATCGATCAATTCCGCCTTGCTTATGAACAACGAAGTCTGGAAACCCAGCAAGCCATCTTTGAACAAGAGAACGCTCGCTTGGAACAATCGGTCGACCAGGCCACCGCGGCATCTCTGCAAACCAAAATCCGATCGGCCGACGTCGCAGTTCGACAAGCTAAGGCAGCGGCGAACGTAGTCCAGCTTAAAAAAAAGCTCAAGGAGCAACAACTCGAACTGGCACGGGTAAACGTCGAACAACACTCATTGAAGTCGCCGATCGATGGAATCGTGGTTGAGGTTTCGCACCGAGTGGGTGACTGGGTCCAACCCGGAGAATCGATCGCACGTGTGGTGCGACTGGATCGCCTGCGAGTGGAAGGCTACCTGCCCGCCAAATGGATCCATTGGCTTCGTGACGAATCCGAACCCAAGCTGATCGTCGAGCTTGCGACAGGTGAGACAACCGAACGAACCGGCGAAGCAAAATTCATCAGCCCCGAAGTCGATCCACTGACCCGAGAAACTCGCTTCTGGATTGAAGTTGACAACGCCGACGGAAAATTGCTCCCCGGGTCACCGGCTCGACTGTTGCTTCCCAATATTGATCACGGAACAACACGATGA
- the prmC gene encoding peptide chain release factor N(5)-glutamine methyltransferase: MAETSNDTPWTVMRLLEWTTDFFRKKGSESPRLDAEILLAHARGCQRIELYTSFDKVPEEEQRVAFRELVRRRGEGAPVAQLVGYREFYSISIRVDENVLVPRPETEHLVIEAIDQIKGRLSDRPSPTVLDIGTGSGAIAVAIAKSLPKTQVTAVDISLTALDIAKWNVENLKLSDRVTLLQSDLFDGLEPDQTFDVICSNPPYISQSEYDELPTTVREFEPRGALLSGPDGTEIIARLLNDSVQRLNDGGQLIIELSPMIAGVSKTLAEQNGGYKEIHLIKDLAGHERILSMQKA, translated from the coding sequence ATGGCTGAAACCAGCAACGACACCCCGTGGACCGTCATGCGTCTGCTGGAATGGACCACGGACTTCTTCCGGAAAAAGGGTAGCGAATCGCCGCGATTGGATGCGGAAATCCTGCTCGCCCATGCGCGTGGTTGCCAACGCATTGAGCTCTACACGTCGTTCGATAAAGTCCCCGAAGAAGAACAACGCGTCGCCTTTCGCGAACTCGTTCGACGACGCGGTGAAGGCGCCCCCGTCGCCCAACTGGTCGGCTACCGTGAGTTCTACTCGATCTCCATTCGCGTCGACGAGAACGTGTTGGTGCCCCGGCCCGAAACTGAGCACTTGGTCATCGAAGCCATCGACCAAATCAAAGGTCGTCTGTCAGACCGCCCCAGCCCAACGGTGCTGGACATCGGAACCGGCAGCGGAGCGATCGCGGTTGCAATCGCCAAGTCGCTGCCCAAGACGCAAGTCACCGCCGTCGACATCAGCTTGACCGCTCTCGACATCGCCAAATGGAACGTCGAGAACCTGAAGCTCTCCGATCGAGTCACGCTGTTGCAAAGCGATTTGTTCGATGGGCTGGAACCCGACCAAACCTTCGACGTGATCTGCAGCAACCCACCTTACATCAGCCAATCCGAGTACGACGAATTGCCAACCACCGTCCGTGAATTCGAACCTCGCGGCGCGTTGCTATCGGGTCCCGATGGAACCGAGATCATCGCTCGGTTGCTCAACGATTCCGTCCAGCGTCTGAATGATGGCGGCCAACTGATCATCGAGCTCAGCCCCATGATCGCGGGCGTCAGCAAGACGTTGGCCGAGCAAAACGGTGGCTACAAAGAGATCCACCTGATCAAAGACCTCGCCGGCCACGAACGCATTCTCTCGATGCAAAAAGCCTGA